One window of Stenotrophomonas indicatrix genomic DNA carries:
- a CDS encoding efflux RND transporter periplasmic adaptor subunit — protein MSHQTFLPGPRSGLCAAALLLSTSLLLSGCAAGPNNEAKAAETKDEKKVDAVPVEVAVASHRAVAASYTGTAALEPRAESQVVAKTSGVALAVLVEEGQRVSAGQPLVRLDPDRARLAVAQSEAQMRKLENDYQRAQKLVGQQLVSAASVDQLRYDLENIRAQYRLATLELSYTTVVAPISGVIASRSIKTGNFVQINTPIFRIVDNSRLEATLNVPERELATLRAGQPVTLSADALPGQTFTGVVDRIAPVVDSGSGTFRVVSAFDGAAQSLQPGMFGRIRIDYDQRADALVVPRLALLDDGEPAVFRVRGGKVARVPVKLGYAEGPWVEIREGLAAGDQIVTAGKVALRDGTAVQVIADPKTKAKTVATSAKPAEKAGSTQ, from the coding sequence ATGTCGCACCAAACCTTCCTGCCCGGCCCCCGCAGCGGACTCTGCGCTGCCGCGCTGCTGCTCTCCACCTCACTGCTGCTGAGCGGTTGCGCCGCTGGGCCCAACAACGAGGCCAAGGCGGCCGAGACCAAGGACGAGAAGAAGGTCGACGCGGTGCCGGTGGAAGTGGCCGTGGCCAGCCATCGCGCAGTGGCCGCCAGCTACACCGGAACCGCAGCACTGGAGCCGCGCGCCGAATCGCAGGTGGTCGCCAAGACCTCGGGCGTCGCGTTGGCGGTGCTGGTCGAGGAAGGGCAGCGGGTCAGCGCCGGGCAGCCTCTGGTGCGGCTGGATCCGGACCGCGCGCGCTTGGCCGTTGCCCAGAGCGAAGCGCAGATGCGCAAGCTGGAAAACGACTATCAGCGTGCACAGAAGCTGGTCGGCCAGCAGCTGGTCAGTGCGGCCAGCGTCGACCAGTTGCGCTACGACCTGGAAAACATCCGCGCGCAGTACCGCCTGGCCACGCTGGAACTGTCGTATACGACCGTGGTCGCACCGATTTCCGGCGTGATCGCCTCGCGTTCGATCAAGACCGGCAACTTCGTGCAGATCAACACGCCGATCTTCCGCATCGTCGACAACTCGCGGCTGGAAGCCACCCTCAACGTACCCGAGCGCGAGCTGGCGACGCTGCGCGCAGGCCAGCCGGTCACGTTGTCGGCCGATGCGCTGCCGGGCCAGACCTTCACCGGTGTCGTCGACCGCATCGCGCCGGTGGTGGATTCGGGCAGCGGCACCTTCCGTGTGGTCAGTGCTTTCGATGGCGCTGCGCAGTCGCTGCAGCCTGGCATGTTCGGCCGCATCCGCATCGACTACGACCAGCGTGCCGATGCGCTGGTGGTGCCGCGCCTGGCGCTGCTGGACGATGGTGAGCCGGCGGTGTTCCGGGTGCGCGGGGGCAAGGTCGCGCGGGTGCCGGTCAAGCTCGGCTACGCCGAAGGGCCGTGGGTGGAAATCCGTGAGGGACTGGCGGCGGGCGACCAGATCGTCACCGCCGGCAAGGTCGCCCTGCGCGATGGCACGGCAGTGCAGGTGATCGCCGATCCGAAGACCAAGGCAAAGACGGTAGCCACCTCGGCCAAGCCGGCAGAGAAGGCCGGGAGCACGCAATGA